The nucleotide sequence TCTCTCGACCGTTTACGGTATCGTCAGGCAGCATAACGGACTGATTCGCGTATCGAGCGAACCGGAAAAAGGAACGACATTCAGGATTTACCTGCCGGTGAGTGAAATAAAAGAAACAATGGCGGATGACCAAAAGGAAGATAAGGCTACCGGTGGACACGAGACCATTCTTTTAGCCGAAGACGAGGATGAGGTGAGAACATTGATCCGGTATGTTCTTGAAGGAGCCGGATATCGTGTGATTACGGCACAAAACGGTGAAGAAATGCTCGAAATTTTCATGAAAAACCGGAATGAAATCGATCTTATGCTGATGGATGTGGTTATGCCTAAAATAGGCGGCTACATGGTCTACGACAGGCTGAAACATATACATGCGGGCATTCCCGCCGTCTTCTTGAGCGGTTACAGTGAAAACGGGATTCAAATGCCGATCACCCCGGAAGAGGGATTGTCATTAATTCAAAAGCCGTTCAAAACTGAAACCCTTCTTCGCGTCATCAGAAAGGTGCTCGATAAAAAAGGACGCGTATAAATCAGATGGGAAAGCTTATCGCAAAGCGAACGCCATTTTTTATGTTGATTTCCATTGTCCCGTCGAGTTGTCGAACGAGGGCGTGAATGATTCTGAACCCCATTGATTGTGAAATATCGTTTTCGCACCCGACACCGCTGTCCCACATTTCGGCAATGAGAGATGTTCCGTCTTGTCGTTTCATCCTGACATGAATGGTGCCCCCGTTCCCGTGGGGGAAGGCGTGCTTAAAGCTGTTGGAGAGTATTTCCGTCACGATGATACTCAGCGGGATGGCCGCATCAAGGCCGAGTTGAACATCGTCCGTGTCCTGAACAATATCGATGTTAGCGTTCGGCTCGTACGTCGAAACGACATTGCTTATCAGTCTCGAGATAAAGGATTTCAGTCCGATTTTTGAATGGTTCTTTTCTCCGTAGAGTTGTTCGTGAACAAGCGCCATGGCCCGTATCTTTTCCTCGATATCCCTGCAGATCTCTTTGTCCCGCTTGTCAAAAAAGCTTTTCGATTTGAGTTTCATGAGACTGACGACGACCTGCAGGTTGTTTTTTACCCGGTGGTGAATTTCATTGATGAGGGTTTCCTTTTCCTTTAGCGCGCTTTCGAGTTTTTCCGTCCGTTTTTCGATTATCTCTTCCATGGAAGCGTTCAATTTCCGCAACTCGTCTTCGACCTGCTTCTGCTTGACGATACTGTGCAGGTACACGAATACCTGTGGCGGCGCGATCAGTGCAGGAACAATCGTTGAAATAAGAAACCCGATCAGAATGAATTCGCCGAATGCGATGTAGAGGGAAACAACCGTGATGAGTCCGGAAACGACCACGGTGACAATCGATATGGCGGCAACGACGGCTTTAATGCCGTACCGCCGGATAATCGAATAAATCATATACGATACTATATATGTTTTTACGGATGTCGATCAAGCGCCGGGTTGGATCCGGGAACCGGTGCGCCTTGACCACGATTGGCCAACGATAAAGACAGACGATGGTCTTTATACAATCACCTTAACATCATACTTTTTGAAATTAAAATCTGCGGTGACAACAGCGGCGGATTCCCTTATCGCGGTGGCGATGATCATTCGATCCGCCGGATCCTTGTGATGGAGAGGAAGTCTGTTTGCGGCACAAAGAATCGAGACATCGAGTGGGAAAAGCACAAGTGAATGTTTTTCGATAACGGAAGAAAACCATTGTTCGGCATTCAACGGAAGGATAAGCATTTCTTTTTCGTGTTTCAGACTG is from Spirochaetales bacterium and encodes:
- a CDS encoding type II toxin-antitoxin system VapC family toxin, whose translation is MFEKTIVLDTCALLWLANGSDKLSETARNQIDHASIVYVSAISAWEISLKHEKEMLILPLNAEQWFSSVIEKHSLVLFPLDVSILCAANRLPLHHKDPADRMIIATAIRESAAVVTADFNFKKYDVKVIV